The following coding sequences lie in one Oncorhynchus gorbuscha isolate QuinsamMale2020 ecotype Even-year linkage group LG10, OgorEven_v1.0, whole genome shotgun sequence genomic window:
- the LOC124045613 gene encoding YTH domain-containing family protein 1-like isoform X1 has product MSATSIDPQRSKGQASKVQNGSLHQKETVHDNDFEPYLTGQSTQVRDWPQNSSYQSMTDPYLSSYYAPSIGFPYPLSEAPWSTGGDPPIPYLTPYGPLSNGDHHFMPDTVFGQPGGLGSSIYPHRFNFFPENPTFSAWGTSGSQGQQTQSSAYGGSYSYPPSSLGGTLVPDGQTGFHSDTLNKAPGMNSLEQGMVGLKIGGDLTGQGSGIKAVGSVIGGPPVVAQGNGGTSIGMPPPKPASWAAIASKPAKPQQLKTKVKPGMPSPGGTLPPPPIKHNMDIGTWDNKGPMNKVAQAPMQQQQAMSMPHGHPMQPQTPMQQNPMQPPPQSLLQQQMQPMALHHQHPPQPYQHQTQPPPPQTRWVAPRNRNLGYGQGGAGMDGSSMIGIVSGGNGGPPGSAGIVPGGVENHPVLEKLRAAHSYNPRVFEWNLKNGRVFIIKSYSEDDIHRSIKYSIWCSTEHGNKRLDGAFRSLNGKGPVYLLFSVNGSGHFCGVAEMRSSVDYGTSAGVWAQDKWKGKFDVDWLFVKDVPNSQLRHIRLENNDNKPVTNSRDTQEVPLEKAKQVMKIIVGFKHTTSIFDDFSHYEKRQEEEEEVRKTFEPPAPIQNRSRLEQERQNRSKQQ; this is encoded by the exons TGCAAAATGGTTCGCTGCATCAGAAGGAGACTGTCCACGACAATGACTTCGAGCCGtacctcactggccaatcaaccCAGGTGCGTGACTGGCCGCAG AACAGCAGCTACCAGTCCATGACCGAcccctacctgtccagctactaCGCCCCCTCCATCGGCTTCCCCTACCCCCTCAGTGAGGCCCCCTGGTCCACCGGTGGAGACCCCCCAATCCCTTACCTCACCCCCTACGGACCCTTGAGCAATGGAGACCACCACTTCATGCCCGACACCGTGTTTGGCCAGCCTGGAGGGCTTGGCAGCAGCATCTACCCCCACCGCTTTAACTTTTTCCCTGAGAACCCGACCTTCTCCGCCTGGGGCACCAGTGGCTCCCAGGGCCAGCAGACTCAGAGCTCAGCCTACGGTGGCAGCTATAGCTACCCTCCCAGCTCCCTGGGTGGCACACTGGTGCCTGACGGCCAGACAGGCTTCCATAGCGACACCCTCAACAAGGCCCCTGGCATGAACAGCCTGGAGCAGGGCATGGTTGGCCTGAAGATCGGTGGTGACCTCACAGGCCAGGGGTCAGGAATCAAGGCTGTGGGCTCTGTGATTGGTGGACCGCCGGTCGTGGCACAGGGGAACGGGGGTACGTCTATCGGTATGCCCCCGCCGAAGCCCGCCTCCTGGGCGGCCATCGCTAGTAAGCCGGCCAAACCCCAGCAGCTGAAGACCAAGGTGAAACCAGGCATGCCCAGCCCTGGGGGAACCCTGCCCCCTCCGCCCATCAAACACAACATGGACATTGGCACTTGGGACAACAAGGGGCCTATGAATAAAGTGGCCCAAGCCCCcatgcagcagcagcaggctATGAGCATGCCCCATGGCCACCCCATGCAGCCCCAGACCCCCATGCAGCAGAACCCCATGCAGCCCCctccccagtccctgctgcagcaGCAAATGCAGCCCATGGCCTTACACCACCAGCACCCTCCTCAACCCTACCAACACCAGACCCAACCCCCACCTCCCCAGACCCGCTGGGTCGCCCCGCGCAACCGTAACCTTGGATACGGACAAGGAGGGGCCGGCATGGACGGTAGCAGTATGATTGGCATAGTCAGCGGAGGTAATGGTGGTCCCCCTGGTTCTGCCGGTATTGTCCCTGGTGGAGTGGAGAACCACCCGGTGTTGGAGAAGCTGCGTGCCGCCCACAGCTACAACCCCAGGGTGTTTGAGTGGAACCTGAAGAACGGCCGTGTGTTCATCATCAAGAGCTACTCTGAGGACGACATCCACCGTTCCATCAAGTACTCCATCTGGTGCAGCACCGAGCACGGCAACAAGCGCCTGGACGGGGCCTTCCGCAGCCTCAACGGCAAAGGACCCGTTTACCTGCTGTTCAGCGTCAACGGCAGCGGCCACTTCTGCGGCGTGGCCGAGATGCGCTCGTCCGTGGACTACGGGACCAGTGCCGGCGTGTGGGCGCAGGACAAGTGGAAGGGCAAGTTTGACGTGGACTGGCTGTTTGTTAAGGACGTGCCCAACAGCCAGCTGCGCCACATCCGCTTGGAGAACAACGACAACAAGCCGGTGACCAACTCCCGGGACACTCAGGAGGTCCCTCTGGAGAAGGCCAAGCAGGTGATGAAGATCATCGTGGGCTTCAAGCACACCACCTCCATCTTCGACGACTTCTCCCACTATGAGAAgaggcaggaggaagaggaggaggtacgCAAG ACATTTGAGCCGCCTGCACCCATCCAGAACCGTTCTCGGCTGGAACAG GAGCGCCAAAACAGGAGTAAACAGCAGTAG
- the LOC124045613 gene encoding YTH domain-containing family protein 1-like isoform X2 produces MSATSIDPQRSKGQASKVQNGSLHQKETVHDNDFEPYLTGQSTQVRDWPQNSSYQSMTDPYLSSYYAPSIGFPYPLSEAPWSTGGDPPIPYLTPYGPLSNGDHHFMPDTVFGQPGGLGSSIYPHRFNFFPENPTFSAWGTSGSQGQQTQSSAYGGSYSYPPSSLGGTLVPDGQTGFHSDTLNKAPGMNSLEQGMVGLKIGGDLTGQGSGIKAVGSVIGGPPVVAQGNGGTSIGMPPPKPASWAAIASKPAKPQQLKTKVKPGMPSPGGTLPPPPIKHNMDIGTWDNKGPMNKVAQAPMQQQQAMSMPHGHPMQPQTPMQQNPMQPPPQSLLQQQMQPMALHHQHPPQPYQHQTQPPPPQTRWVAPRNRNLGYGQGGAGMDGSSMIGIVSGGNGGPPGSAGIVPGGVENHPVLEKLRAAHSYNPRVFEWNLKNGRVFIIKSYSEDDIHRSIKYSIWCSTEHGNKRLDGAFRSLNGKGPVYLLFSVNGSGHFCGVAEMRSSVDYGTSAGVWAQDKWKGKFDVDWLFVKDVPNSQLRHIRLENNDNKPVTNSRDTQEVPLEKAKQVMKIIVGFKHTTSIFDDFSHYEKRQEEEEETFEPPAPIQNRSRLEQERQNRSKQQ; encoded by the exons TGCAAAATGGTTCGCTGCATCAGAAGGAGACTGTCCACGACAATGACTTCGAGCCGtacctcactggccaatcaaccCAGGTGCGTGACTGGCCGCAG AACAGCAGCTACCAGTCCATGACCGAcccctacctgtccagctactaCGCCCCCTCCATCGGCTTCCCCTACCCCCTCAGTGAGGCCCCCTGGTCCACCGGTGGAGACCCCCCAATCCCTTACCTCACCCCCTACGGACCCTTGAGCAATGGAGACCACCACTTCATGCCCGACACCGTGTTTGGCCAGCCTGGAGGGCTTGGCAGCAGCATCTACCCCCACCGCTTTAACTTTTTCCCTGAGAACCCGACCTTCTCCGCCTGGGGCACCAGTGGCTCCCAGGGCCAGCAGACTCAGAGCTCAGCCTACGGTGGCAGCTATAGCTACCCTCCCAGCTCCCTGGGTGGCACACTGGTGCCTGACGGCCAGACAGGCTTCCATAGCGACACCCTCAACAAGGCCCCTGGCATGAACAGCCTGGAGCAGGGCATGGTTGGCCTGAAGATCGGTGGTGACCTCACAGGCCAGGGGTCAGGAATCAAGGCTGTGGGCTCTGTGATTGGTGGACCGCCGGTCGTGGCACAGGGGAACGGGGGTACGTCTATCGGTATGCCCCCGCCGAAGCCCGCCTCCTGGGCGGCCATCGCTAGTAAGCCGGCCAAACCCCAGCAGCTGAAGACCAAGGTGAAACCAGGCATGCCCAGCCCTGGGGGAACCCTGCCCCCTCCGCCCATCAAACACAACATGGACATTGGCACTTGGGACAACAAGGGGCCTATGAATAAAGTGGCCCAAGCCCCcatgcagcagcagcaggctATGAGCATGCCCCATGGCCACCCCATGCAGCCCCAGACCCCCATGCAGCAGAACCCCATGCAGCCCCctccccagtccctgctgcagcaGCAAATGCAGCCCATGGCCTTACACCACCAGCACCCTCCTCAACCCTACCAACACCAGACCCAACCCCCACCTCCCCAGACCCGCTGGGTCGCCCCGCGCAACCGTAACCTTGGATACGGACAAGGAGGGGCCGGCATGGACGGTAGCAGTATGATTGGCATAGTCAGCGGAGGTAATGGTGGTCCCCCTGGTTCTGCCGGTATTGTCCCTGGTGGAGTGGAGAACCACCCGGTGTTGGAGAAGCTGCGTGCCGCCCACAGCTACAACCCCAGGGTGTTTGAGTGGAACCTGAAGAACGGCCGTGTGTTCATCATCAAGAGCTACTCTGAGGACGACATCCACCGTTCCATCAAGTACTCCATCTGGTGCAGCACCGAGCACGGCAACAAGCGCCTGGACGGGGCCTTCCGCAGCCTCAACGGCAAAGGACCCGTTTACCTGCTGTTCAGCGTCAACGGCAGCGGCCACTTCTGCGGCGTGGCCGAGATGCGCTCGTCCGTGGACTACGGGACCAGTGCCGGCGTGTGGGCGCAGGACAAGTGGAAGGGCAAGTTTGACGTGGACTGGCTGTTTGTTAAGGACGTGCCCAACAGCCAGCTGCGCCACATCCGCTTGGAGAACAACGACAACAAGCCGGTGACCAACTCCCGGGACACTCAGGAGGTCCCTCTGGAGAAGGCCAAGCAGGTGATGAAGATCATCGTGGGCTTCAAGCACACCACCTCCATCTTCGACGACTTCTCCCACTATGAGAAgaggcaggaggaagaggaggag ACATTTGAGCCGCCTGCACCCATCCAGAACCGTTCTCGGCTGGAACAG GAGCGCCAAAACAGGAGTAAACAGCAGTAG
- the LOC124045613 gene encoding YTH domain-containing family protein 1-like isoform X3: protein MSATSIDPQRSKGQASKVQNGSLHQKETVHDNDFEPYLTGQSTQNSSYQSMTDPYLSSYYAPSIGFPYPLSEAPWSTGGDPPIPYLTPYGPLSNGDHHFMPDTVFGQPGGLGSSIYPHRFNFFPENPTFSAWGTSGSQGQQTQSSAYGGSYSYPPSSLGGTLVPDGQTGFHSDTLNKAPGMNSLEQGMVGLKIGGDLTGQGSGIKAVGSVIGGPPVVAQGNGGTSIGMPPPKPASWAAIASKPAKPQQLKTKVKPGMPSPGGTLPPPPIKHNMDIGTWDNKGPMNKVAQAPMQQQQAMSMPHGHPMQPQTPMQQNPMQPPPQSLLQQQMQPMALHHQHPPQPYQHQTQPPPPQTRWVAPRNRNLGYGQGGAGMDGSSMIGIVSGGNGGPPGSAGIVPGGVENHPVLEKLRAAHSYNPRVFEWNLKNGRVFIIKSYSEDDIHRSIKYSIWCSTEHGNKRLDGAFRSLNGKGPVYLLFSVNGSGHFCGVAEMRSSVDYGTSAGVWAQDKWKGKFDVDWLFVKDVPNSQLRHIRLENNDNKPVTNSRDTQEVPLEKAKQVMKIIVGFKHTTSIFDDFSHYEKRQEEEEEVRKTFEPPAPIQNRSRLEQERQNRSKQQ, encoded by the exons TGCAAAATGGTTCGCTGCATCAGAAGGAGACTGTCCACGACAATGACTTCGAGCCGtacctcactggccaatcaaccCAG AACAGCAGCTACCAGTCCATGACCGAcccctacctgtccagctactaCGCCCCCTCCATCGGCTTCCCCTACCCCCTCAGTGAGGCCCCCTGGTCCACCGGTGGAGACCCCCCAATCCCTTACCTCACCCCCTACGGACCCTTGAGCAATGGAGACCACCACTTCATGCCCGACACCGTGTTTGGCCAGCCTGGAGGGCTTGGCAGCAGCATCTACCCCCACCGCTTTAACTTTTTCCCTGAGAACCCGACCTTCTCCGCCTGGGGCACCAGTGGCTCCCAGGGCCAGCAGACTCAGAGCTCAGCCTACGGTGGCAGCTATAGCTACCCTCCCAGCTCCCTGGGTGGCACACTGGTGCCTGACGGCCAGACAGGCTTCCATAGCGACACCCTCAACAAGGCCCCTGGCATGAACAGCCTGGAGCAGGGCATGGTTGGCCTGAAGATCGGTGGTGACCTCACAGGCCAGGGGTCAGGAATCAAGGCTGTGGGCTCTGTGATTGGTGGACCGCCGGTCGTGGCACAGGGGAACGGGGGTACGTCTATCGGTATGCCCCCGCCGAAGCCCGCCTCCTGGGCGGCCATCGCTAGTAAGCCGGCCAAACCCCAGCAGCTGAAGACCAAGGTGAAACCAGGCATGCCCAGCCCTGGGGGAACCCTGCCCCCTCCGCCCATCAAACACAACATGGACATTGGCACTTGGGACAACAAGGGGCCTATGAATAAAGTGGCCCAAGCCCCcatgcagcagcagcaggctATGAGCATGCCCCATGGCCACCCCATGCAGCCCCAGACCCCCATGCAGCAGAACCCCATGCAGCCCCctccccagtccctgctgcagcaGCAAATGCAGCCCATGGCCTTACACCACCAGCACCCTCCTCAACCCTACCAACACCAGACCCAACCCCCACCTCCCCAGACCCGCTGGGTCGCCCCGCGCAACCGTAACCTTGGATACGGACAAGGAGGGGCCGGCATGGACGGTAGCAGTATGATTGGCATAGTCAGCGGAGGTAATGGTGGTCCCCCTGGTTCTGCCGGTATTGTCCCTGGTGGAGTGGAGAACCACCCGGTGTTGGAGAAGCTGCGTGCCGCCCACAGCTACAACCCCAGGGTGTTTGAGTGGAACCTGAAGAACGGCCGTGTGTTCATCATCAAGAGCTACTCTGAGGACGACATCCACCGTTCCATCAAGTACTCCATCTGGTGCAGCACCGAGCACGGCAACAAGCGCCTGGACGGGGCCTTCCGCAGCCTCAACGGCAAAGGACCCGTTTACCTGCTGTTCAGCGTCAACGGCAGCGGCCACTTCTGCGGCGTGGCCGAGATGCGCTCGTCCGTGGACTACGGGACCAGTGCCGGCGTGTGGGCGCAGGACAAGTGGAAGGGCAAGTTTGACGTGGACTGGCTGTTTGTTAAGGACGTGCCCAACAGCCAGCTGCGCCACATCCGCTTGGAGAACAACGACAACAAGCCGGTGACCAACTCCCGGGACACTCAGGAGGTCCCTCTGGAGAAGGCCAAGCAGGTGATGAAGATCATCGTGGGCTTCAAGCACACCACCTCCATCTTCGACGACTTCTCCCACTATGAGAAgaggcaggaggaagaggaggaggtacgCAAG ACATTTGAGCCGCCTGCACCCATCCAGAACCGTTCTCGGCTGGAACAG GAGCGCCAAAACAGGAGTAAACAGCAGTAG